A genomic segment from Asterias amurensis chromosome 6, ASM3211899v1 encodes:
- the LOC139939023 gene encoding fatty acid-binding protein, liver-like yields the protein MAQFNGKFKLDSSDNLDEFMKALGVSEEMQKVGASVIPEVTIETADGKHFKITTATSFTTVLVEFNLGEEFELTTADGRKTKNTYSLEGDVLKQLETPADGNGVSATYERSILADGNLNMTMTIGTIVAKRLYKKL from the exons ATGGCACAGTTTAACGGCAAGTTCAAGCTGGATAGCAGCGACAACCTGGACGAGTTCATGAAGGCGCTTG GTGTAAGTGAAGAGATGCAGAAAGTTGGTGCTAGCGTGATCCCCGAGGTAACCATAGAGACAGCTGATGGTAAACACTTCAAGATCACGACCGCCACCTCTTTCACTACCGTATTAGTTGAGTTCAACCTTGGGGAGGAGTTTGAGCTTACTACTGCGGACGGCAGAAAAACCAag AATACGTATAGCTTAGAGGGTGACGTTCTGAAGCAGTTGGAGACCCCAGCCGACGGGAATGGAGTGAGTGCAACATACGAGAGATCGATACTGGCTGACGGAAATTTAAACATG ACAATGACGATAGGAACCATCGTTGCAAAACGACTATACAAGAAGCTTTGA